One region of Flavobacterium sp. GSB-24 genomic DNA includes:
- a CDS encoding helix-hairpin-helix domain-containing protein: MNFTHLNKYLHFTKHQRTGILILFIIIISLQLFYLFSDFSTSETKSPNKEEWMAYQSDIDEQKSIKQNSKPVNYLFNPNFISDYKGYKLGMSVEQIDRLIAFRKENKYVNSAEEFQKVTGVSDSLLNKISPLFKFPDWVQNKTRFQTEKTEYTAKSFSKKVEKFEVLDINKATQEDLIKIYGIGEGLSSRILKQKEILGCFVSMDQMQEVWGLSPEVITELKSHFKVVIPSTIKKIDVNNASLKELSQFPYFRYTLAKQIVTYRSMNGNFNNIEDLAKIKDFPVEKAKIISLYLEF, encoded by the coding sequence ATGAATTTCACACATTTAAATAAGTATTTGCATTTTACAAAGCATCAACGAACAGGAATCTTAATCCTGTTTATAATTATAATATCATTGCAATTATTCTACTTGTTTTCAGATTTTAGTACTTCAGAAACCAAAAGCCCTAATAAAGAAGAATGGATGGCTTATCAATCAGATATTGATGAACAAAAATCTATTAAACAAAATAGTAAGCCAGTAAATTATCTATTTAATCCAAATTTTATTTCGGATTATAAAGGATATAAACTTGGAATGTCAGTTGAACAAATTGATCGCCTGATAGCATTTCGTAAAGAAAATAAATATGTAAATTCAGCAGAAGAATTTCAAAAGGTTACGGGAGTTTCAGATTCATTATTAAATAAGATTTCTCCTTTATTTAAATTCCCAGATTGGGTTCAGAATAAAACACGTTTCCAAACAGAAAAAACAGAATATACTGCGAAGAGCTTTTCAAAAAAAGTTGAGAAGTTTGAAGTATTAGATATCAATAAAGCAACACAAGAAGATCTAATAAAAATTTATGGAATTGGAGAAGGCTTATCGTCTAGAATACTAAAGCAGAAAGAAATTCTAGGATGTTTTGTGTCAATGGACCAAATGCAAGAAGTTTGGGGGCTTTCGCCAGAGGTTATAACTGAGCTAAAGAGCCATTTTAAAGTTGTTATTCCCTCAACTATAAAAAAAATAGATGTAAATAATGCTTCTTTAAAAGAATTATCCCAGTTTCCATATTTCAGATATACACTGGCAAAACAGATTGTCACGTACAGAAGCATGAATGGAAATTTTAATAATATTGAGGATTTAGCAAAAATTAAAGATTTTCCTGTTGAAAAAGCAAAAATAATTAGTTTATATTTGGAGTTCTAA